Proteins encoded within one genomic window of Marasmius oreades isolate 03SP1 chromosome 4, whole genome shotgun sequence:
- a CDS encoding uncharacterized protein (CAZy:AA1), with protein MKNFLYLLSAVLPAAFVSGNTVSTTINVVNRNLAPDGFTRSTVVANGQFPAAPIIANKGDRLVITVNNRLTDPTMRRVTSLNLDGVFVQAPENFDEGQAFVAQCPIAPGHSFTQDVQLDPNQAGTFWYHSQLSVQYVDGFRGPLIIYDPEDPQKHLYDVDDLNTIIQLADWWHNSSVDSLAFFAAHDMIPVADTGLINGVGRFNGGPAIPFAVVNVVQHRRYRLRIINESARAAYNFSIDSHNFTIIETDGVNTNPISGNQIPILAGQRYSVVVNANQPVGNYWINAPFSGGNAASNPNQNLTFSRAILRYSGAPNRDPTTPRTEGPTGSALHQVVEAQISPLVHNPPPPADIQLVFSVAFTPLQNGTGWRINNISYQPDRQNPTLLKVIQNGAEAQFNVSEHTIVLPQHKTVEVVFPSNDDDELHPFHMHGMNLWVVKPDSGTVNNTVNPIIRDTTGSGAAGTVVRFRTDKVGAWIYHCHIMWHMAAGLGSVMLVDPAVTQATVRPGVQWDGLCPAYNALPADEQ; from the exons atgaagaacttcctctaCCTTCTCTCGGCGGTCCTGCCTGCGGCTTTTGTATCCGGAAATACAGTGTCAACGACAATAAACGTTGTCAACAGGAATTTGGCACCCGATGGTTTTACTCGAA GCACTGTCGTGGCTAATGGACA ATTCCCCGCGGCACCCATTATTGCGAACAAGGGTGACAGGCTTGTGATCACCGTGAACAACCGCCTC ACCGATCCCACAATGCGTCGCGTTACTTCTTTG AATCTGGACGGAGTATTCGTCCAAGCCCCTGAAAACTTCGATGAGGGCCAAGCTTTCGTCGCGCAATGCCCTATCGCTCCCGGCCACTCCTTCACTCAAGATGTTCAACTCGACCCCAACCAAGCCGGAACTTTCTGGTACCACAG TCAACTGAGTGTCCAATACGTCGAT GGCTTCCGAGGGCCATTGATCATTTACG ACCCCGAAGATCCTCAGAAGCATTTGTATGATGTGGACGACCTCAACACT ATCATTCAATTGGCTGACTGGTGGCACAACTCATCTGTTGACTCTCTTGCGTTCTTCGCCG CTCACGACATGATCCCCGTCGCTGATACTGGTCTCATCAACGGTGTCGGAAGGTTCAACGGCGGCCCGGCTATTCCCTTCGCTGTTGTGAACGTGGTTCAGCACAGACGTTACCGTCTCCGTATCATCAATGAGTCTGCTCGCGCTGCATACAACTTCTCTATCGATAGCCACAACTTCACG ATCATCGAAACTGACGGTGTCAACACCAACCCTATCAGCGGAAACCAAATCCCTATCCTCGCTGGTCAACGATACTCGGTCGTC GTAAACGCAAATCAACCTGTTGGAAACTACTGGATCAATGCACCCTTCAGTGGTGGTAACGCAGCTAGCAACCCGAACC AAAATCTCACGTTCTCTCGTGCGATTCTGAGATATTCGGGAGCTCCAAATAGGGACCCTACCACTCCGAGAACCGAGGGTCCAACTGGCAGCGCTCTTCACCAGGTTGTTGAAGCTCAGATTAGC CCCCTCGTCCACAACCCA CCTCCCCCTGCCGATATTCAACTTGTCTTCTCGGTCGCCTTC ACCCCCCTCCAAAACGGAACCGGCTGGAGGATCAACAATATCTCCTACCAACCCGACAGGCAGAACCCCACCCTCCTCAAGGTTATCCAGAATGGTGCGGAAGCCCAGTTCAACGTCTCCGAACACACCATCGTCCTTCCGCAACACAAGACCGTGGAAGTCGTCTTCCCATCCAA CGATGATGACGAACTTCATCCATTCCATATGCACGGT ATGAACTTATGGGTCGTCAAGCCCGACAGTGGTACCGTCAACAACACCGTCAACCCGATCATCCGAGAC ACCACCGGATCTGGTGCTGCAGGAACGGTCGTTCGTTTCAGAACCGACAAAGTAGGAGCTTGGATCTACCATTGCCATATCATGTGGCACATGGCCGCTGGTTTGGGTAGTGTCATGCTCGTCGACCCTGCAGTGACTCAGGCGACTGTCCGACCCGGCGTCCAATGGGACGGACTCTGCCCGGCATACAACGCTCTTCCTGCGGATGAGCAGTAG